The proteins below come from a single Chloroflexota bacterium genomic window:
- a CDS encoding AAC(3) family N-acetyltransferase translates to MVEDLHSLGLDRGMVVIVHSSFRAVGPVEGGPLALIQALLDVVGRDGTVVMPAHTGHLTDPANWRRPPVPEHMWRGLRLAMRPFDPRHTPSSNMGIVAETFRQLPGTLRSHHPVESICARGPAAEVITARQPWNAASGPDGPLGRLYELDAHVLLIGVNHNRNTSLHLAEALAQVPYRQRDRVPVYLHGRIVWEDVWTHAICGERFTLVDPILDERSLQVHGTVGRAHARFMRQRDVVDVGVELLREDRLVFLCPPGSCADCDAARASLSQNRGHVEALS, encoded by the coding sequence CTGGTCGAAGATCTCCACTCATTGGGCCTGGACCGGGGGATGGTGGTCATCGTGCACTCGTCCTTCCGTGCCGTGGGACCGGTGGAGGGTGGCCCTCTGGCGCTGATTCAGGCGTTGCTCGACGTCGTGGGGCGGGATGGGACGGTGGTCATGCCGGCCCACACGGGGCACCTGACCGATCCGGCCAACTGGCGACGCCCGCCCGTGCCGGAACACATGTGGCGTGGCTTGCGCCTCGCCATGCGTCCGTTCGATCCACGGCATACCCCAAGCTCCAATATGGGGATCGTCGCGGAGACGTTTCGGCAGCTGCCCGGGACGCTGCGCAGCCACCATCCCGTCGAATCAATCTGCGCGCGGGGGCCCGCCGCGGAGGTGATCACCGCCCGTCAGCCGTGGAACGCGGCCTCGGGGCCGGACGGCCCGCTAGGACGCCTGTACGAATTGGATGCCCACGTGTTGCTCATCGGCGTGAACCATAATCGAAACACATCGTTGCATCTGGCCGAGGCGCTGGCTCAAGTCCCCTATCGTCAACGCGATCGGGTGCCCGTGTATCTGCATGGCCGCATCGTCTGGGAGGATGTGTGGACCCATGCCATATGTGGCGAGCGATTCACGCTTGTGGACCCTATCCTGGATGAGCGGAGCCTCCAGGTCCACGGGACCGTCGGGCGCGCTCACGCGCGTTTCATGCGCCAGCGGGATGTGGTCGATGTCGGGGTGGAGCTGTTGCGCGAGGATCGATTGGTCTTCCTTTGCCCGCCCGGCTCATGTGCGGACTGCGACGCGGCGCGCGCCTCCCTGTCTCAGAATCGCGGCCATGTGGAGGCCCTTTCATAG
- the arsM gene encoding arsenite methyltransferase, with translation MNDHQKEEQIKEAVRQTYGNLARRFVEGTGQAGCCGPSEMAVETADTAARLYSPEELTDLPESVTGASAGCGNPTAIAELQPGEVVLDLGSGGGIDCFLAAKRVGPEGRVIGLDMTPDMVKLARRNARKIGVTNVEFRYGEMEDIPLPDESVDVIISNCVINLSPDKDAVFAEAYRVLRPGGRLSVSDIVVEGDLPQPIRDSLNAWAVCIAGALDESSYLGKIRAAGFEDVEVVSRDYIEIGEAAEREDVEALLAEAGPSARDLDYKVASIKVKARKPA, from the coding sequence ATGAATGACCATCAGAAAGAGGAGCAGATTAAGGAAGCCGTGCGTCAAACCTATGGGAACCTCGCGCGTCGATTCGTCGAGGGGACGGGTCAGGCAGGTTGCTGCGGCCCATCGGAGATGGCCGTCGAGACGGCGGACACCGCAGCCAGGCTGTACTCGCCTGAGGAACTCACCGATCTGCCGGAGAGCGTGACCGGCGCCTCGGCAGGCTGTGGTAATCCCACCGCCATCGCCGAGCTTCAGCCGGGCGAGGTAGTGCTCGACCTGGGCTCGGGTGGTGGCATCGACTGCTTCCTGGCAGCCAAGCGAGTCGGCCCGGAAGGACGGGTGATTGGGCTGGACATGACGCCCGATATGGTCAAGTTGGCTCGGCGCAATGCCCGGAAGATCGGCGTGACAAACGTCGAATTTCGCTACGGCGAGATGGAGGATATCCCGCTGCCCGACGAATCGGTGGATGTCATCATCTCCAACTGCGTCATCAATCTCTCCCCGGACAAAGACGCCGTCTTTGCCGAAGCTTACCGTGTGCTGCGTCCCGGTGGACGGTTGAGCGTCTCTGACATCGTCGTGGAAGGTGATCTCCCCCAGCCCATTCGCGACAGCCTAAACGCCTGGGCCGTCTGCATAGCCGGCGCGCTCGACGAGTCCAGCTATCTGGGCAAGATTCGCGCGGCGGGCTTTGAGGACGTGGAAGTCGTGTCCCGTGACTACATCGAGATCGGTGAGGCCGCCGAGAGGGAGGATGTGGAAGCGTTGCTGGCCGAGGCCGGCCCTTCGGCTCGCGATCTCGACTATAAAGTCGCCAGCATCAAGGTCAAAGCGCGCAAGCCAGCGTGA
- a CDS encoding tetratricopeptide repeat protein produces MTQNPEAFTAIITEVLTLKRSGRIGAAFQRAREAMQLARASGDPHQLVAALTSLARVHIRLGHYADAQAAAHEALTIAAPHSHAYVDTLLVLGICAAETDDPDAAEEFYRQAIDLSRQLGYDQALLRALHNLAAGVYIPRGQFELALAADEEAHRLAVTQEMQELIWITLASRGWVYWVTGQRERAHEMAVQLRRVAPPGSLAEGFYYCLLADLAQDEANPSEAPSLYAQARSIAEAIGDPGLNVLLRLGLSRYERRKGRASAAHDWAHDAYTLAQRVGYRHLQGMALIERGRASQENGDEAEAESDLRQAIDLLAPLNLAFDLARATLFLASLLHNQGRAEEALTTWAEAARRIIDGGYTFLLEQERSLAFPLVAAHLGHPDPEIATLSNVLCNRLQSVPPPPLHIRTLGRFEVRQGRRRIGRRAWGRRRAGELFRLLLVSPNHTLSRDEIVEALWPGRTATSTSALFHHATSSLRRALEPDLPEKFPSRYLTVEEGRVTLRLPPGSWVDLEAFERHVRRGEYAAAAALYQGDLFPDDRYADWAAVPRERLAQLYLRSLLHAARDALETGRAQQALDACRTILEREPWQEQAVLLGMRACMALNDRAGALRLYVTLERRLQEDLGVAPDEDLQAFYHALRGDTS; encoded by the coding sequence ATGACGCAAAATCCAGAGGCGTTCACGGCGATCATCACGGAGGTTCTGACGCTGAAACGCTCCGGCCGGATCGGAGCTGCGTTTCAGCGCGCCCGAGAGGCGATGCAACTGGCGCGAGCCTCCGGCGATCCGCACCAGCTGGTCGCCGCCCTGACCTCGCTGGCGAGGGTGCATATCCGGCTGGGACACTACGCTGATGCGCAGGCAGCAGCTCATGAAGCGCTGACGATCGCCGCCCCTCACTCCCACGCCTATGTCGACACGCTGCTCGTCCTGGGCATCTGCGCCGCCGAGACCGACGATCCGGACGCCGCCGAGGAGTTCTACCGCCAGGCTATCGACCTGAGCCGTCAACTGGGCTACGATCAGGCGCTGCTGCGGGCGCTCCACAACCTCGCCGCCGGCGTGTATATCCCTCGCGGCCAATTCGAGCTGGCGCTGGCCGCGGACGAGGAGGCTCATCGCCTGGCGGTGACCCAGGAGATGCAGGAGTTGATCTGGATCACCCTGGCCAGCCGAGGCTGGGTGTACTGGGTCACCGGCCAACGAGAACGAGCCCACGAGATGGCCGTCCAGCTGCGCCGCGTCGCCCCGCCCGGCTCGCTGGCGGAGGGATTCTACTATTGCCTCCTGGCGGACCTGGCGCAGGACGAAGCGAACCCCTCCGAGGCACCATCGCTCTACGCACAGGCGCGCTCCATAGCGGAGGCCATCGGGGACCCAGGGCTGAACGTGCTGCTGCGATTGGGGCTCAGCCGCTATGAGCGCCGCAAGGGCAGGGCCAGCGCAGCACACGACTGGGCACACGACGCGTACACCCTTGCCCAACGAGTGGGATACAGGCACCTGCAGGGGATGGCGCTGATCGAGCGAGGGCGGGCCTCTCAGGAGAACGGGGATGAGGCCGAAGCCGAATCCGACCTGCGCCAGGCCATCGATCTGCTCGCCCCCCTCAATCTGGCGTTCGACCTGGCGCGGGCGACGCTGTTCCTGGCCTCCCTGCTTCACAACCAGGGGCGAGCCGAGGAAGCCCTCACCACATGGGCTGAGGCCGCCCGCCGCATCATCGATGGCGGCTACACCTTCCTGCTGGAACAGGAACGGTCGCTGGCCTTCCCCCTGGTCGCCGCCCATCTGGGCCATCCGGATCCGGAGATCGCCACCCTCTCGAACGTGCTGTGCAACCGCCTGCAGAGCGTCCCCCCGCCCCCACTCCACATTCGCACCCTCGGCCGGTTTGAGGTCCGCCAGGGAAGACGGAGGATTGGGAGGCGAGCGTGGGGGCGCAGACGGGCGGGCGAGCTCTTCCGACTGCTGCTGGTCAGCCCCAACCATACGCTTTCCCGCGACGAGATCGTCGAGGCGTTGTGGCCGGGGAGGACGGCCACGAGCACCTCGGCGCTGTTCCACCATGCCACCTCCTCTCTGCGGCGAGCGTTGGAGCCGGACCTCCCGGAGAAATTCCCCTCGCGCTATCTGACGGTGGAAGAGGGACGGGTCACCCTGCGCCTCCCGCCTGGCTCCTGGGTCGACCTGGAGGCGTTCGAACGACACGTCAGGCGGGGGGAATACGCGGCGGCAGCGGCCCTCTATCAAGGCGACCTGTTCCCAGACGACCGATACGCCGACTGGGCCGCGGTCCCACGCGAGCGCCTCGCCCAGCTCTACCTGCGATCACTGCTGCACGCGGCCCGGGACGCCCTGGAGACCGGGCGCGCACAACAGGCGTTAGACGCCTGCCGGACGATCCTGGAGAGGGAGCCCTGGCAGGAGCAGGCGGTCCTTCTGGGCATGCGAGCGTGCATGGCGCTGAACGATCGGGCCGGGGCGCTGCGCCTGTACGTCACACTAGAACGCCGCCTGCAAGAGGACCTGGGCGTAGCCCCTGACGAGGATCTACAGGCGTTCTACCACGCACTGCGGGGCGACACGTCGTAG
- a CDS encoding flavodoxin family protein — MKALVVYFSKFGNTQKVAEAIAETLESAGSVRLLSLERLTASDMEGVDLVVMGSPTHRMNLPEAVRLMLKEFPRRVLRGTPVAVFDTSYKMSWWLSHFTAAKRLARELRKLGGRRIAPPETFHVMESEGPLYDGEIERAREWAELLLGKLRG, encoded by the coding sequence ATGAAAGCCCTGGTCGTCTATTTCTCCAAGTTCGGCAACACACAGAAGGTCGCCGAGGCAATCGCTGAGACGCTGGAATCGGCAGGCTCCGTTCGCCTGCTCAGCCTGGAGCGACTCACAGCCTCCGACATGGAGGGGGTCGACCTGGTCGTCATGGGCAGCCCGACCCACCGCATGAATCTGCCGGAGGCGGTGCGGCTCATGCTCAAAGAATTTCCCAGGCGCGTTCTGCGCGGCACGCCCGTGGCCGTCTTCGACACCTCCTACAAGATGTCATGGTGGCTGAGCCACTTCACGGCGGCCAAGCGCTTGGCCAGGGAACTCCGCAAGCTGGGGGGAAGGCGAATCGCCCCGCCGGAGACGTTCCACGTGATGGAGAGCGAGGGCCCGTTGTACGATGGGGAGATCGAACGGGCAAGAGAGTGGGCGGAGCTCCTTCTGGGAAAACTACGGGGGTAG
- a CDS encoding winged helix-turn-helix transcriptional regulator, whose product MPEITASYRCIEKHLCIREREVTIDCVDFCKALADDTRQRILEVLLEGEKCVSDIVDAFHVSQPTISHHLNILKQLGLVTSRKEGKQVFYAINQDKVVECCGQLIAKFSAQEVYDS is encoded by the coding sequence ATCCCCGAGATTACGGCATCCTACAGATGCATTGAGAAACATCTATGTATTCGGGAGCGTGAGGTGACCATCGACTGCGTCGATTTCTGCAAGGCTCTGGCCGACGACACTCGCCAGAGGATCCTGGAGGTGCTGCTGGAAGGGGAAAAGTGCGTCAGTGACATCGTGGATGCCTTCCACGTATCCCAGCCGACGATCTCTCACCATTTGAACATCCTCAAGCAGCTTGGCCTGGTGACCAGCCGCAAAGAGGGCAAGCAGGTATTCTATGCTATCAACCAGGACAAGGTGGTGGAGTGCTGCGGCCAGCTCATCGCCAAGTTCAGCGCGCAGGAGGTGTACGACTCGTAG